A DNA window from Streptomyces sp. 71268 contains the following coding sequences:
- a CDS encoding serine/threonine-protein kinase → MADTRLIQGRYQLLDIIGRGGMGEVWRARDTSLGRLVAVKCLKPIGPQHDASYLPVLRERFRREARVAAALQHRGVTVVHDFGEYEGILYLVMELLEGRNLSQLLDDSQPHPLPVADTVDIAEQVSDALAYTHRQGIVHRDLKPANIMRLTDGTVKICDFGIARLGHDIGYTSRLTGTGIAMGTPHYMSPEQIAGGLVDHRSDLYSLGCVLYELATGVPPFDHDDAWAVLVGHRDTPPQPPRVHRPELPTPFADVVLDLLAKDPERRPGDAATLATRIAASRARMTAAGQLPPAAPAARVAVGPATAPVGGAPDVDPDLPRWARHITTGTKAMGSGTVVEQPLDRTAGLTGAWTGPHANLSEAPPGPEQKRPTPPPGVLDRLAIRHHAGLSFARLGRWEDAAEVHRAVAAERERALGPDHPDTLASRYEVAFTLSRLGQPAEALREYGRVAEGRDRVLGPEHPETLAARQESAYVLSQLGRHQEAHEVYGVVLAARERVMGPDHPDTLRCRHNLAFNLSRLGRLEESYRMAREVADARSRVLGALHPDTLVTRYEVAYALGQLGRSDEALRAYREVAAAREEALGADHPDTLAARYEVGISLGRLGRSEEALALYQALAADRARVHGADDPETLRARHGLGVNLGRLGRWEEALAEARDVCAVRERVLGRDHPDTLVSRREVAVCLGWLDRWPDALTAYHEVAAARARVLGPDHPDTLASRNDEAQCLERLGRHEEAVAVYRQAAALHGGEPPRDG, encoded by the coding sequence CCAGCACGACGCCTCCTACCTGCCAGTGCTGCGCGAACGCTTCCGCCGCGAGGCGCGGGTGGCCGCGGCGCTCCAGCACCGCGGGGTGACCGTGGTGCACGACTTCGGCGAGTACGAGGGCATCCTCTACCTCGTGATGGAGCTGCTCGAAGGGCGCAACCTCAGCCAGCTCCTCGACGACAGCCAGCCGCACCCGCTGCCCGTGGCCGACACGGTGGACATCGCCGAGCAGGTCAGCGACGCCCTGGCCTACACCCACCGGCAGGGCATCGTGCACCGCGACCTGAAGCCCGCCAACATCATGCGGCTGACCGACGGCACGGTGAAGATCTGCGACTTCGGCATCGCGCGCCTCGGCCACGACATCGGCTACACCTCCCGGCTGACCGGCACCGGCATCGCCATGGGCACCCCGCACTACATGTCGCCCGAGCAGATCGCCGGCGGCCTGGTGGACCACCGCAGCGACCTGTACTCGCTCGGCTGCGTGCTCTACGAACTGGCCACCGGCGTCCCGCCGTTCGACCACGACGACGCCTGGGCGGTGCTCGTCGGCCACCGCGACACCCCGCCGCAGCCCCCGCGCGTCCACCGCCCAGAGCTGCCCACGCCGTTCGCGGACGTCGTCCTTGACCTGCTGGCCAAGGACCCGGAGCGGCGCCCGGGCGACGCGGCCACGCTCGCCACCCGCATCGCCGCCAGCCGCGCCAGGATGACGGCGGCCGGCCAACTGCCCCCCGCCGCCCCCGCCGCCCGCGTCGCCGTCGGCCCGGCCACCGCCCCGGTCGGCGGCGCCCCGGACGTCGACCCCGACCTGCCGCGGTGGGCGCGCCACATCACCACCGGCACCAAGGCCATGGGCAGCGGCACGGTCGTCGAGCAGCCGCTGGACCGCACCGCGGGACTCACTGGCGCGTGGACCGGCCCCCACGCCAACCTGTCCGAGGCCCCGCCCGGCCCCGAGCAGAAGCGCCCCACCCCGCCCCCGGGCGTGCTCGACCGACTCGCCATCCGCCACCACGCCGGGCTCAGCTTCGCCCGTCTCGGCCGCTGGGAGGACGCGGCCGAGGTGCACCGCGCGGTGGCCGCCGAGCGGGAGCGGGCGCTCGGCCCCGACCACCCCGACACGCTGGCCAGCCGGTACGAGGTCGCGTTCACGCTCAGCCGGCTCGGGCAGCCGGCCGAGGCGCTGCGCGAGTACGGGCGGGTGGCCGAGGGCCGCGACCGCGTCCTCGGCCCGGAACACCCCGAGACCCTCGCGGCCCGCCAGGAGAGCGCGTACGTGCTCAGCCAACTCGGCCGCCACCAGGAGGCGCACGAGGTCTACGGCGTCGTACTCGCCGCCCGCGAGCGCGTCATGGGCCCCGACCACCCCGACACCCTGCGCTGTCGGCACAACCTGGCCTTCAACCTCAGCCGCCTCGGCCGCCTGGAGGAGTCGTACCGCATGGCGCGGGAGGTGGCCGACGCCCGGTCCAGGGTGCTGGGCGCCCTGCACCCGGACACCCTCGTCACCCGGTACGAGGTGGCCTACGCGCTCGGCCAGCTCGGCCGCTCCGACGAGGCCCTGCGCGCCTACCGCGAGGTGGCCGCAGCCCGCGAGGAGGCGCTCGGCGCCGACCACCCGGACACCCTGGCCGCCCGCTACGAGGTGGGCATCAGCCTCGGCCGGCTGGGCCGCAGCGAGGAGGCCCTCGCGCTCTACCAGGCCCTGGCCGCGGACCGGGCGCGCGTGCACGGCGCCGACGACCCGGAGACCCTGCGCGCCCGACACGGCCTCGGCGTCAACCTCGGCCGCCTCGGGCGCTGGGAGGAGGCGCTGGCCGAGGCCCGGGACGTGTGCGCCGTCCGCGAGCGCGTCCTCGGCCGCGACCATCCGGACACCCTGGTCAGCCGCCGCGAGGTGGCCGTCTGCCTGGGCTGGCTCGACCGTTGGCCGGACGCGCTGACGGCCTACCACGAGGTCGCCGCGGCCCGCGCCCGCGTCCTCGGCCCCGACCACCCGGACACCCTGGCCAGCCGCAACGACGAGGCCCAGTGCCTGGAGCGGCTCGGCCGCCACGAGGAGGCGGTCGCCGTCTACCGCCAGGCGGCCGCCCTGCACGGCGGCGAGCCCCCGCGCGACGGCTAG
- a CDS encoding aminoglycoside phosphotransferase family protein, which translates to MYTAPSPVSAPLRPHRPHAGGGPYLDPSRGGRARRAEGALPQPLSGRLDLSGPQGARVRTAIAAVHRICPEFNPVQVLRRGGRSVLLVGTTGRSTAVAKCLLDHSSAWADRFQHEIAAYRAFVRHRPPVRVPRLIAADPDNCTLVMERMPGRVTTLQRHPTEPPPRTDLRSALAAIHRVNAWRPPPGLFDAPIDYAARLARYHELGLLTDRDIGDLQKLLRGIAQAQGRQTQGQFCHGEAVLSNMLFTPSGAALIDWDHAGWYLPGYDLATLWVVVGADAALARRQISQLAQSAGCAARDAFLVNLMLVLTREIRMYETAVQRTMRDPAPAAPGEPGAGAGEQQRLLLRRLHDDCALARRAVRAAVGTR; encoded by the coding sequence ATGTACACAGCACCGTCCCCCGTGTCCGCCCCTCTTCGGCCGCATCGCCCACACGCCGGCGGCGGGCCGTACCTCGATCCCAGCCGCGGCGGACGGGCACGACGCGCTGAGGGCGCTCTTCCCCAGCCGCTGAGCGGGAGGCTCGACCTGTCCGGCCCGCAGGGGGCCCGGGTCCGGACGGCCATCGCGGCGGTGCACCGCATCTGTCCCGAGTTCAACCCCGTCCAGGTGTTGCGCCGCGGCGGGCGCTCGGTGCTCCTGGTCGGCACGACGGGGCGGAGCACGGCGGTCGCGAAGTGCCTGCTCGACCACTCCTCGGCCTGGGCGGACCGGTTCCAGCACGAAATAGCTGCTTACCGGGCCTTCGTACGGCACCGTCCGCCGGTGCGCGTACCACGGCTCATCGCCGCCGACCCCGACAACTGCACGCTGGTCATGGAGCGCATGCCGGGCCGGGTGACCACCCTGCAACGGCATCCGACCGAGCCGCCGCCGCGCACCGACCTGCGCAGCGCGCTCGCCGCGATCCACCGGGTCAACGCCTGGCGCCCGCCGCCCGGCCTGTTCGACGCTCCCATCGACTACGCCGCCCGGCTGGCCCGCTACCACGAGCTGGGGCTGCTGACCGACCGGGACATCGGCGACCTCCAGAAGCTGCTGCGCGGCATCGCGCAGGCCCAGGGCCGGCAGACGCAGGGGCAGTTCTGCCACGGCGAGGCGGTGCTCTCGAACATGCTGTTCACGCCGTCGGGGGCGGCGCTGATCGACTGGGACCACGCGGGCTGGTACCTGCCGGGCTACGACCTGGCCACCCTGTGGGTGGTGGTGGGCGCCGACGCCGCGCTCGCGCGGCGGCAGATCTCCCAGTTGGCGCAGAGCGCGGGGTGCGCGGCGCGCGACGCGTTCCTGGTCAACCTCATGCTGGTGCTGACCCGGGAGATCCGCATGTACGAGACGGCCGTCCAGCGCACGATGCGCGACCCCGCCCCGGCGGCGCCCGGCGAGCCGGGCGCCGGAGCCGGTGAGCAGCAGCGACTGCTGTTGCGGCGGCTGCACGACGACTGCGCGCTCGCGCGGCGTGCCGTGCGCGCCGCGGTCGGCACGCGCTGA
- a CDS encoding SpoIIE family protein phosphatase, whose protein sequence is MPSPLFADRPAPQPPERGALDALISQTRRLRGGLDAVRRGSGVEDEQFEDPRARWQRALCELAVHHLDDLGEHLGQLREGVPTDLEETPPHERRPAAPPEPEHRSLLSRVGSAEWNLLTDEVTWSPELYEIFGRRPADGGLSLDELPSWVHPADQAALTAMVTDCLVDGTPIDGEFRILGPGPRERTVHMMGEPVLEADGSTGSMWAVLRDVSALRRSQQAVRESRDFLQRERHIAQTEHRLAVELQEAVLPPWRGSLRLPHPTGEDSLDLAAHYFPSAISALIGGDWYDALHLPDGRTLLSVGDLTGHGVAATSGMATLLGALRGMAVAGVEPGPLMGFLNHMVDAAPQPALGSAICALYDPRAHTLTWSQAGHPAPLLFRGGAGWSLRPPEGVLLGATSGATYTQRTEVLEPGDTLVLHTDGLAPRGPLAGDATGAERLLRLADRFASARTAQECVRTVAETFGNEEREDDACVLVTRIGSDA, encoded by the coding sequence ATGCCGTCGCCCCTCTTCGCGGACCGTCCCGCACCGCAGCCGCCCGAGCGCGGCGCCCTCGACGCACTGATCTCGCAGACCCGCCGGCTGCGCGGCGGCCTGGACGCCGTCCGCCGTGGGTCCGGGGTCGAGGACGAGCAGTTCGAAGATCCGCGCGCCCGCTGGCAACGCGCCCTGTGTGAGTTAGCCGTCCACCACCTGGACGACCTCGGCGAGCACCTGGGCCAGCTTCGCGAGGGAGTGCCGACCGACCTTGAGGAGACGCCGCCGCACGAGCGCCGGCCCGCCGCGCCGCCGGAGCCCGAGCACCGCTCGCTGCTGAGCCGCGTCGGCAGCGCCGAGTGGAACCTGCTCACCGACGAGGTGACGTGGTCGCCGGAGCTGTACGAGATCTTCGGGCGGCGGCCGGCCGACGGCGGTCTCTCCCTGGACGAGCTGCCCTCCTGGGTGCACCCCGCGGACCAGGCGGCGCTGACCGCGATGGTCACCGACTGCCTGGTGGACGGCACGCCGATCGACGGCGAGTTCCGCATCCTGGGCCCGGGCCCGCGCGAGCGCACGGTGCACATGATGGGCGAGCCGGTCCTCGAAGCCGACGGAAGCACCGGCTCCATGTGGGCCGTGCTGCGCGACGTCAGCGCGCTGCGCCGCAGCCAGCAGGCGGTGCGCGAGTCCCGCGACTTCCTCCAGCGCGAGCGGCACATCGCGCAGACCGAGCACCGGCTCGCGGTCGAACTCCAGGAGGCCGTCCTCCCGCCCTGGCGCGGCTCGCTGCGCCTGCCGCACCCGACGGGCGAGGACTCACTCGACCTCGCGGCCCACTACTTCCCCTCCGCCATCAGCGCGCTGATCGGCGGCGACTGGTACGACGCCCTCCACCTGCCCGACGGGCGCACCCTGCTCAGCGTCGGCGACCTCACCGGCCACGGGGTGGCCGCCACCTCGGGCATGGCCACACTGCTCGGCGCGCTGCGCGGGATGGCCGTGGCCGGCGTGGAGCCGGGCCCGCTGATGGGGTTCCTGAACCACATGGTCGACGCCGCGCCCCAACCGGCGCTCGGCAGCGCGATCTGCGCCCTCTACGACCCCCGCGCCCACACCCTCACCTGGTCCCAGGCCGGTCACCCCGCCCCGCTGCTGTTCCGCGGCGGAGCGGGGTGGTCGCTGCGACCGCCGGAGGGCGTGCTGCTCGGCGCCACCTCCGGGGCGACGTACACCCAGCGCACCGAGGTGCTGGAGCCGGGCGACACGCTCGTCCTGCACACCGACGGGCTGGCGCCCCGTGGCCCACTGGCCGGTGACGCGACGGGAGCCGAGCGACTGCTGCGCCTCGCCGACCGGTTCGCCTCGGCCCGTACGGCACAGGAGTGCGTGCGGACCGTCGCCGAGACCTTCGGCAACGAGGAGCGCGAGGACGACGCGTGTGTCCTCGTCACCCGGATCGGCTCCGACGCGTGA
- a CDS encoding GNAT family N-acetyltransferase, which produces MTVPTPWPAAAPLTTPRLRLEPLRRAHAREAVEVLDDVRLHTWTGGAPSSLARLEARYARQEAGRSPDGTQGWLNWMLRRAVDGQVVGTVQATLCRPGAGGLEASLAWVVGVPYQGGGYAREGALAMASWLRAQGVTRLVAHIHPRHDASMAVARALGLTASDEVVDGEIRWSTAAGPRASP; this is translated from the coding sequence ATGACCGTGCCCACGCCCTGGCCCGCCGCTGCCCCGCTGACCACGCCGCGCCTGCGCCTGGAGCCGCTCCGCCGCGCGCACGCGCGCGAGGCGGTGGAGGTCCTCGACGACGTCCGGCTGCACACCTGGACCGGTGGGGCGCCCAGCTCGCTCGCGCGACTCGAAGCCCGCTACGCCCGCCAGGAGGCGGGCCGGTCGCCGGACGGCACCCAGGGGTGGCTGAACTGGATGCTGCGCCGGGCCGTGGACGGGCAGGTGGTCGGCACCGTCCAGGCCACCCTGTGCCGCCCGGGCGCGGGAGGGCTGGAGGCGTCGCTCGCCTGGGTGGTCGGCGTCCCCTACCAGGGCGGCGGTTACGCGCGCGAGGGGGCGCTGGCGATGGCGAGTTGGCTGCGCGCCCAGGGGGTGACCAGGCTGGTCGCGCACATCCATCCGCGGCACGACGCGTCCATGGCCGTCGCGCGTGCGCTCGGCCTGACCGCGTCCGACGAGGTGGTGGACGGCGAGATCCGCTGGAGCACCGCCGCCGGGCCGCGCGCCAGCCCCTGA
- a CDS encoding HEAT repeat domain-containing protein has protein sequence MFDPDIAPSGSLLGLLQRGRGDGTLHALAAPRAEALEALHHCVLRDPRRDWQVENRSLYYARLCVDLDGGLEEIEQHLFHPDDLLDTAEERTGLALAVLGHLASYGRDDALHLLRRYAATGGNWQWALDELALRDDDSGLRALSGLVLARFPHTPEGEAALATAARDAFEPRPWRLWAEDTSEPGNAARVRAALESGCFDRWQRQLRPTGPRPGWSVREVLDWAQQGQDQHPTQDRQGPAARCLTAVAGPDDHPAIVAAATHGPDAARATALRYLAEQHAPESLALIEAAAESPSSLVADAAIGAFERMRSNASLVRARSWARRDDALGAAAASLLARRGGQRDATVVLSALRRVVRTEGPDAAPLWDLVDGAGRLTIACAAPVLRHIYRETSSSQLRGRAARALAATDPSFAAGFAVECLWDCEETTRELAARHAATADSRVVDQLRRLAADPAEEAEVQTAVRSRIDPDTASL, from the coding sequence ATGTTCGATCCAGACATAGCGCCCAGCGGCTCCCTACTCGGCCTCCTCCAGCGAGGCCGCGGTGACGGGACCCTGCACGCCCTCGCGGCACCGCGAGCCGAGGCGCTCGAAGCGCTGCACCACTGCGTGCTGCGCGATCCACGCCGCGACTGGCAGGTGGAGAACCGCTCGCTGTACTACGCCAGGCTCTGCGTGGACCTCGACGGCGGACTTGAAGAGATCGAACAACACCTCTTCCACCCGGACGACCTCCTCGACACCGCCGAGGAGCGCACCGGGCTCGCCCTCGCCGTCCTCGGCCACCTCGCCTCGTACGGGCGCGATGACGCTCTGCACCTGCTGCGCCGGTACGCGGCGACGGGCGGTAACTGGCAGTGGGCCCTCGACGAGCTGGCGCTGCGGGACGACGACAGCGGGCTGCGCGCCCTCAGCGGCCTGGTGCTGGCCCGCTTCCCGCACACCCCCGAGGGGGAGGCCGCGCTCGCGACGGCGGCCAGGGACGCCTTCGAGCCGCGCCCCTGGCGGCTGTGGGCGGAGGACACCTCCGAGCCGGGGAACGCCGCCCGGGTGCGCGCCGCCCTGGAAAGCGGCTGCTTCGACCGCTGGCAGCGACAGCTGAGGCCGACCGGGCCACGGCCGGGCTGGAGCGTACGGGAAGTGCTCGACTGGGCCCAGCAGGGCCAGGACCAGCACCCCACCCAGGACCGGCAGGGGCCGGCCGCCCGGTGCCTGACGGCCGTCGCCGGACCCGACGACCACCCGGCGATCGTCGCCGCGGCCACCCACGGCCCCGACGCCGCGCGCGCCACCGCCCTGCGGTACCTGGCCGAACAGCACGCCCCCGAGTCGCTCGCCCTCATCGAGGCGGCGGCCGAGTCCCCCTCGTCCCTGGTGGCCGACGCGGCCATCGGCGCCTTCGAGCGCATGCGCAGCAACGCCTCGCTGGTCAGAGCCCGAAGCTGGGCGCGTCGCGACGACGCGCTCGGCGCCGCCGCCGCCTCGCTCCTCGCCCGCAGGGGCGGCCAGCGCGACGCCACCGTGGTGCTGAGCGCGCTGCGCCGCGTGGTGCGCACCGAGGGTCCCGACGCCGCGCCACTGTGGGACCTGGTGGACGGCGCGGGCCGGCTCACCATCGCCTGCGCGGCGCCGGTGCTGCGCCACATCTACCGCGAGACCTCGTCATCGCAGCTCCGTGGCAGGGCGGCGCGCGCCCTGGCGGCCACCGACCCGTCCTTCGCGGCCGGGTTCGCGGTGGAGTGCCTGTGGGACTGCGAGGAGACGACCCGCGAACTCGCCGCCCGGCACGCGGCCACGGCCGACTCCCGCGTCGTGGACCAGTTGCGCCGGCTCGCGGCGGACCCGGCCGAGGAGGCCGAGGTGCAGACCGCCGTGCGCAGCCGGATCGACCCGGACACGGCCTCCCTCTGA
- the aroQ gene encoding gamma subclass chorismate mutase AroQ, which produces MRAVRAVPRFRAVAIGVLTALALAAAPRAATTAPAYDRGPTDASSAAVVAEATGRAASAGAGTRRALRPLAELSARRLRTADLVAAAKWGTGQSIDDPERERQVLADVARQAGEVGGDPVATVAVFRDQIEANKVVQRALHRQWRAAPASAPTERPDLAEVRAEISRINGGLVRAIAAAEPARTAWPCPLVLLSEAARAHRNHALDGLHGVALARGLRSVCQPPPTASAGR; this is translated from the coding sequence ATGCGCGCGGTGCGTGCCGTGCCCCGCTTCCGTGCCGTGGCGATCGGCGTCCTCACCGCGCTCGCGCTCGCCGCCGCGCCCCGGGCGGCGACGACCGCACCGGCGTACGACCGTGGCCCAACGGACGCGTCGAGTGCGGCAGTTGTCGCCGAGGCCACGGGACGGGCCGCGTCGGCCGGGGCCGGGACGCGCCGCGCGCTGCGACCGCTGGCCGAGCTGTCGGCGCGGCGGCTGCGGACCGCCGACCTGGTGGCCGCGGCGAAGTGGGGGACCGGGCAGTCCATCGACGACCCGGAGCGCGAACGACAGGTTCTGGCGGACGTCGCCCGGCAGGCGGGCGAGGTGGGCGGCGACCCGGTGGCGACGGTCGCCGTCTTCCGCGACCAGATCGAGGCGAACAAGGTCGTCCAACGCGCGCTGCACCGCCAGTGGCGTGCCGCGCCGGCCTCGGCGCCGACGGAACGACCCGACCTGGCCGAGGTCCGGGCGGAGATCAGCCGGATCAACGGCGGCCTCGTCCGCGCCATCGCCGCCGCCGAGCCCGCCCGCACAGCCTGGCCGTGCCCCCTCGTGCTGCTGTCCGAGGCCGCCCGCGCGCACCGGAACCACGCGCTGGACGGCTTGCACGGCGTGGCCCTCGCACGCGGCCTGCGCTCGGTGTGCCAACCACCACCCACCGCCTCGGCCGGACGCTAG
- a CDS encoding DUF397 domain-containing protein: MADSTTEQALAGGKKPQLDLSDAKWQSSSQGSGDVQIAFVEGYIAMRDGRHPEGPALIFTPAEWRAFVLGARDGEFDLT; the protein is encoded by the coding sequence GTGGCCGACAGCACCACTGAACAAGCACTGGCGGGCGGCAAGAAGCCGCAACTCGACCTCAGCGACGCGAAGTGGCAGTCGAGCAGCCAGGGATCGGGTGACGTCCAGATCGCCTTCGTCGAGGGGTACATCGCGATGCGGGACGGCCGTCACCCGGAGGGCCCCGCGCTGATCTTCACCCCTGCCGAGTGGCGCGCTTTCGTACTTGGCGCGCGTGACGGCGAGTTCGACCTGACCTGA
- a CDS encoding peptidoglycan recognition family protein, giving the protein MALLLPLLAAAPTATADQPRGGGLQQAFTAAAERYDVPREVLLGVSYLQSRWDGHRGAPSVGGGYGPMHLTDAATALASAPRSATHHAHGAEDPRGDDARAPKKAAPAPPAPPVADDLPARLRTLERARHLTGLPARELRESPTANVHGGAALLAAAQKRLGLPLSRDPARWYAAVADYAGAADTATARAFADEVYAVLRTGAQRTTDAGERVRLDRSPGLRPDVATLRRLGLPAGERGPDVECPRGVSCESVPAPYQELGDGDYGNHDKADRPASQRIDYIIVHDTEGYWDTALKLVQDPTYVSWHYTLRASDGHIAQHVPTRDVGWHAGNWYVNAKSVGLEHEGFLTAPDAWYTEAMYRSSARLVRYLARRYDIPLDRQHILGHDNVPGTVTSSIRGMHTDPGPYWDWAHYFRLLGAPLRQTAGPDGGLVTIRPDYDRHQPDYTDCGKPGQPCAPHGSGAVRLHTAPRADAALVSDVGLRPDGSPATTGVNDTGARASTGQRYAVAGHEGDWTAIWYLGQRAWFHNPARQPTAVHATGWVVTPRPGRSEVPVYGRAYPEPAAYPQGVPVQAVSPLPYALKAGQRYAVGLRTRGEYLWATTFDPAGHKVVRGEETYYQIQFGHRVAFVRAADVTLRPSGR; this is encoded by the coding sequence ATCGCCCTGCTCCTCCCCCTGCTGGCCGCGGCCCCCACGGCCACGGCCGACCAGCCGCGCGGCGGCGGCCTCCAGCAGGCGTTCACGGCCGCCGCGGAGCGCTACGACGTGCCGCGCGAGGTGCTGCTCGGCGTCTCGTACCTCCAGTCCCGCTGGGACGGACACCGGGGCGCGCCCAGTGTCGGCGGTGGCTACGGGCCGATGCACCTCACCGACGCGGCCACGGCGCTGGCCTCGGCCCCGCGCTCGGCCACGCACCACGCTCACGGCGCCGAGGACCCGCGCGGGGACGACGCGCGAGCGCCCAAGAAGGCGGCCCCCGCACCGCCGGCGCCGCCCGTGGCGGACGACCTGCCGGCGCGCCTGCGCACCCTGGAGCGGGCCCGGCATCTGACCGGGTTGCCGGCGCGGGAGCTGCGGGAGAGCCCCACGGCCAACGTGCACGGTGGCGCGGCGCTGCTCGCCGCCGCGCAGAAACGTCTCGGCCTGCCGCTCAGCCGCGACCCGGCCCGCTGGTACGCGGCGGTCGCCGACTACGCCGGGGCAGCCGACACCGCGACGGCCAGGGCGTTCGCGGACGAGGTGTACGCGGTGCTGCGCACCGGGGCCCAGCGCACCACCGACGCGGGTGAGCGGGTGCGGCTCGACCGGAGCCCCGGGCTGCGCCCGGACGTCGCGACGCTGCGCCGGCTCGGCCTGCCCGCCGGTGAGCGGGGGCCGGACGTCGAGTGCCCGCGCGGCGTGTCCTGCGAGTCCGTGCCCGCGCCGTACCAGGAGCTGGGGGACGGCGACTACGGTAACCACGACAAGGCCGACCGCCCCGCGTCGCAACGGATCGACTACATCATCGTGCACGACACGGAGGGGTACTGGGACACCGCGCTCAAGCTGGTGCAGGACCCGACGTACGTCTCCTGGCACTACACCCTGCGGGCCTCGGACGGGCACATCGCGCAGCACGTGCCGACCAGGGACGTCGGCTGGCACGCCGGCAACTGGTACGTCAACGCCAAGTCGGTGGGCCTTGAGCACGAGGGGTTCCTGACGGCGCCGGACGCCTGGTACACCGAGGCGATGTACCGGTCGTCGGCGCGGCTGGTGCGCTACCTGGCCCGGCGGTACGACATCCCGCTGGACCGGCAGCACATCCTGGGCCACGACAACGTGCCGGGCACCGTCACCTCCTCCATCAGGGGCATGCACACCGACCCGGGCCCGTACTGGGACTGGGCGCACTACTTCCGGCTGCTCGGCGCCCCGCTCCGGCAGACGGCGGGGCCCGACGGCGGGCTGGTCACCATCCGCCCGGACTACGACCGGCACCAGCCGGACTACACCGACTGCGGTAAGCCGGGTCAGCCGTGCGCGCCGCACGGCTCCGGCGCCGTGCGGCTGCACACCGCGCCGCGCGCGGACGCGGCGCTGGTCTCGGACGTGGGGCTGCGCCCGGACGGGTCGCCGGCGACGACCGGGGTCAACGACACCGGCGCCCGCGCCTCCACCGGCCAGCGCTACGCGGTAGCCGGGCACGAGGGCGACTGGACGGCGATCTGGTACCTGGGCCAGCGCGCGTGGTTCCACAACCCGGCGCGGCAGCCGACGGCCGTGCACGCCACCGGCTGGGTGGTGACGCCACGACCCGGCAGGAGCGAGGTGCCGGTCTACGGCCGGGCGTACCCGGAGCCGGCGGCCTACCCGCAGGGCGTGCCGGTGCAGGCGGTGTCGCCGCTGCCGTACGCGCTGAAGGCGGGCCAGCGGTACGCGGTGGGGCTGCGCACCCGGGGCGAGTACCTGTGGGCGACGACCTTCGACCCGGCCGGGCACAAGGTGGTGCGCGGCGAGGAGACGTACTACCAGATCCAGTTCGGGCACCGGGTGGCGTTCGTGCGGGCGGCGGACGTGACGTTGCGGCCCTCGGGCCGGTAG
- a CDS encoding nitroreductase family deazaflavin-dependent oxidoreductase, translated as MPLEGEYAPHPVRWVREQVELYESSGGTRGVTLWDTGLPVVILTTRGVRSGRIRKIPLMRVEHEGRYAAVASNGGSPRHPLWYANVTSGPHVELQDGAVRRDMTAREVTGDERAAWWERAVAAYPPYAEYQEKTDRVIPVLVLEPTPTPATGPAGTPPAGAGT; from the coding sequence ATGCCGCTTGAGGGCGAGTACGCACCGCATCCGGTGCGGTGGGTGCGCGAACAGGTCGAGCTGTACGAGAGTTCGGGCGGCACGCGGGGCGTGACGCTGTGGGACACGGGCCTGCCCGTCGTCATCCTCACGACGCGCGGCGTCCGGAGCGGCAGGATCCGCAAGATCCCGCTGATGCGCGTGGAGCACGAGGGGCGGTACGCGGCCGTCGCATCGAACGGCGGCTCCCCGCGTCACCCGCTCTGGTACGCCAACGTCACCTCGGGCCCGCACGTGGAGCTGCAGGACGGTGCCGTACGCCGGGACATGACGGCCCGTGAGGTCACCGGGGACGAGAGGGCCGCCTGGTGGGAGCGGGCGGTCGCCGCGTACCCGCCGTACGCCGAGTACCAGGAGAAGACCGATCGCGTGATCCCCGTCCTCGTGCTGGAGCCCACGCCCACGCCCGCGACCGGGCCGGCCGGCACACCGCCAGCGGGGGCGGGAACCTGA